One Phycisphaera mikurensis NBRC 102666 DNA window includes the following coding sequences:
- the rnpA gene encoding ribonuclease P protein component: MSDAPEPDGGPARFTLRHASRLTGRDAFGPVFAARLRRDAGPLTVRVAPNGLGFHRLGVSVPKKAGNAVARHRWKRLVREAFRLNRHAWPGGYDLVVVVRPCRHPESFTSARVAALLNEAMPRLHAAAQRNPPGGAADREPKSR, from the coding sequence GTGAGCGACGCACCCGAACCCGACGGCGGGCCCGCCCGCTTCACCCTCCGCCACGCCAGCCGGCTGACGGGCAGGGACGCGTTCGGGCCGGTCTTCGCGGCCCGGCTCCGCCGCGACGCCGGGCCGCTCACGGTGCGGGTCGCGCCCAACGGGCTGGGCTTCCACCGGCTCGGGGTGTCGGTGCCCAAGAAGGCCGGCAACGCGGTGGCCCGCCACCGCTGGAAGCGCCTCGTCCGCGAGGCCTTCCGCCTGAACCGGCACGCCTGGCCCGGCGGCTACGACCTGGTGGTCGTCGTGCGGCCGTGCCGGCACCCCGAAAGCTTCACCAGCGCCCGCGTGGCCGCGCTGCTGAACGAGGCGATGCCGCGGCTGCACGCCGCGGCGCAGCGGAACCCGCCCGGCGGCGCCGCGGACCGCGAGCCGAAAAGCCGCTGA
- a CDS encoding RluA family pseudouridine synthase, which translates to MSEASTPAAGGEDRLPAGGRYEARSLDDLDAVGAETKTWTLGHDTGLRLDRHLQNHGGGMSRAQLQKLIAMGAVTVNGQPGKASQKLRAGDAIAMRVPPKPGSDLSPQEIPLSVLYEDDLMIVVNKDAGIIVHPARSYTSGTMLNALAHHFRRDAEGGGGEADALSGVGSAEARPGVVHRLDMNTTGCIVFAKDEASHHAIAKQFEHRTNLKCYLALVHGNPDPASGAVDAPIGKHPTIREAMAVRHDEKARSALTLYRVRRFYDGYALVECELKTGRTHQIRVHMQYIGHPIVGDIPYGGLPTGLPELQNPPEHVPGGRPGLTHATTKAEGQKMEAAFRERLAAAETAGDDSPLIGTPALHAGLLEIEHPRTGERMRFTAPLHDRMGAVVGWLEAHAHPRPGVTDGTHLPVPGK; encoded by the coding sequence GTGAGCGAAGCCTCCACGCCAGCCGCCGGGGGCGAGGACCGCCTCCCCGCCGGCGGCCGCTACGAGGCCAGAAGCCTCGACGATCTCGACGCCGTCGGCGCCGAGACGAAGACCTGGACGCTCGGCCACGACACCGGCCTCCGCCTCGACAGACACCTGCAGAACCACGGCGGCGGCATGTCCCGCGCGCAGCTGCAGAAGCTCATCGCGATGGGCGCGGTCACCGTCAACGGCCAGCCCGGCAAGGCCTCTCAGAAGCTGCGAGCCGGCGACGCGATCGCGATGCGGGTGCCGCCCAAGCCCGGCAGCGACCTCTCGCCCCAGGAGATCCCGCTGTCGGTCCTCTACGAGGACGACCTGATGATCGTCGTCAACAAGGACGCCGGCATCATCGTCCACCCCGCCCGCAGCTACACCAGCGGGACGATGCTCAACGCGCTCGCGCACCACTTCCGGCGCGACGCCGAGGGCGGAGGCGGGGAGGCCGACGCGCTCAGCGGCGTCGGCTCGGCGGAGGCCCGCCCCGGCGTGGTCCACCGGCTGGACATGAACACCACCGGCTGCATCGTCTTCGCCAAGGACGAGGCCTCGCACCACGCGATCGCGAAGCAGTTCGAGCACCGCACGAACCTGAAGTGCTACCTCGCCCTGGTCCACGGCAACCCCGACCCGGCGTCCGGCGCGGTCGACGCCCCGATCGGCAAGCACCCCACGATCCGCGAGGCCATGGCCGTGCGGCACGACGAGAAGGCCCGCAGCGCGCTCACGCTCTACCGCGTCCGCCGCTTCTACGACGGCTACGCCCTGGTCGAGTGCGAGCTGAAGACAGGCCGCACGCACCAGATCCGCGTGCACATGCAGTACATTGGCCACCCGATCGTCGGCGACATCCCCTACGGCGGCCTTCCAACCGGCCTGCCCGAGCTGCAGAACCCCCCCGAGCACGTGCCCGGCGGCCGCCCCGGGCTCACCCACGCGACCACCAAGGCCGAGGGCCAGAAGATGGAAGCCGCCTTCCGCGAGCGGCTCGCCGCCGCCGAAACCGCCGGCGACGACAGCCCGCTGATCGGCACGCCCGCCCTGCACGCCGGCCTGCTCGAGATCGAGCACCCGCGCACGGGCGAGCGGATGCGCTTCACCGCCCCGCTGCACGACCGCATGGGCGCGGTGGTCGGCTGGCTCGAAGCCCACGCCCATCCCCGCCCCGGCGTCACCGACGGCACCCACCTGCCCGTCCCGGGCAAGTGA
- a CDS encoding LacI family DNA-binding transcriptional regulator, with translation MATPTLQDIADIVGVSRVTVSRVLRGKVKGCWPKSAAQAQRIRDVAEEIGYRVDWKARTLKTGKTFMVGLLSTEKKSTQIHDASLLGGLVEGLGDAGYHLTFVRVAAGARGSGFADSRFDGLLIDYHLEPEEIAVIQEAQLPAVIINAPGLPGVDSVMPDHRAAGRLAAGHLLGLGHRRIAMLHAPTSEHKNWPRHMYEGWRSGLLAAMRRAGCGDGFRDVIPEALTREEHDAAYASALDQVFAEAEPPTALVTLNSEQAMNVGLRNLRRLGLDCPRDVSLLCMHGVEAHGWTSPELTDLDFDFAEIGRRAARLLLHQMEPDREQAKAKLCTAPKPRLMIRGSTAPAPAGR, from the coding sequence ATGGCCACCCCCACCCTCCAAGACATCGCCGACATCGTCGGCGTCTCGCGGGTCACGGTTTCCCGGGTCCTGCGCGGCAAGGTGAAGGGCTGCTGGCCCAAATCCGCCGCCCAGGCGCAGCGGATCCGCGACGTGGCGGAGGAGATCGGCTACCGGGTCGACTGGAAAGCCCGGACCCTCAAGACGGGCAAGACCTTCATGGTCGGCCTGCTGTCGACGGAGAAGAAGTCCACCCAGATCCACGACGCCAGCCTGCTCGGCGGCCTGGTGGAGGGCCTCGGCGACGCCGGCTACCACCTGACCTTCGTCCGGGTGGCGGCGGGCGCCCGCGGCAGCGGCTTCGCCGATTCCCGCTTCGACGGTCTGCTCATAGATTATCACCTCGAGCCCGAGGAGATCGCCGTCATCCAGGAGGCGCAGCTCCCCGCGGTGATCATCAACGCCCCGGGGCTGCCCGGCGTCGACTCGGTGATGCCCGACCACCGTGCCGCCGGCCGCCTCGCGGCCGGCCACCTGCTCGGGCTGGGCCACCGGCGGATCGCGATGCTCCACGCGCCGACGTCGGAGCACAAGAACTGGCCGCGGCACATGTACGAGGGCTGGCGCAGCGGCTTGCTGGCCGCGATGCGGAGAGCCGGGTGCGGCGACGGCTTCCGCGACGTCATCCCCGAAGCGCTGACCCGCGAGGAACACGACGCCGCCTACGCCTCCGCCCTCGACCAGGTCTTCGCCGAGGCCGAGCCGCCCACCGCCCTGGTCACGCTCAACAGCGAGCAGGCGATGAACGTCGGCCTGAGGAACCTCCGCCGCCTCGGCCTGGACTGCCCCCGCGACGTCAGCCTCCTGTGCATGCACGGCGTCGAGGCCCACGGCTGGACGTCGCCGGAGCTCACCGACCTGGACTTCGACTTCGCGGAGATCGGCCGCCGCGCGGCCCGGCTCCTGCTGCATCAGATGGAGCCCGATCGCGAGCAAGCCAAAGCGAAGCTCTGCACCGCCCCGAAGCCGCGGCTCATGATCCGGGGTTCCACGGCGCCGGCGCCGGCCGGCCGCTGA
- a CDS encoding type II secretion system protein has translation MNISPRMPRRSAFTLIELLVVISIIALLIGILLPALGAARAIARQSACLSNIRQVNIAAVTYATDSKDYLPYQAWMNVPVTAGGTSGHNVMAYDDLISGYLGNERPTATKYSPNLLGGNNPAYVLKVLVCPSDDVQRALYGTPNDDIHKRSYSAVSGARVANPARPSGTTGFLGTANAQFASAPDPTIKQIQIADILDAPGTLTYAEHHIPKNVQGAFDFQSGWLIEPGVQYMTDRNATGAADAPVQHLPHGSRTGAVGDPLDTVNGLFNYAFADGHASTLGSRETYRYDRVGTVAKEQNVGGAWTRASGDVDPSTFNYGRY, from the coding sequence ATGAACATCTCCCCCCGCATGCCGCGTCGCTCCGCCTTCACGCTCATCGAGCTGCTGGTGGTCATCTCCATCATCGCCCTCCTGATCGGCATCCTGCTGCCGGCCCTGGGGGCGGCGCGAGCGATCGCGCGGCAGTCCGCCTGCCTCAGCAACATCCGCCAGGTCAACATCGCCGCGGTGACGTACGCGACCGACAGCAAGGATTACCTGCCGTACCAGGCCTGGATGAACGTCCCGGTGACCGCGGGGGGGACCAGCGGGCACAACGTGATGGCCTACGACGACCTGATCTCCGGCTATCTCGGGAACGAGCGGCCCACCGCCACGAAGTACTCGCCCAACCTCCTGGGCGGCAACAACCCCGCGTACGTGCTGAAGGTCCTGGTCTGCCCCTCCGACGACGTGCAGCGTGCTCTGTACGGCACGCCCAACGACGACATCCACAAGCGGAGCTACTCCGCCGTTTCCGGCGCCCGGGTGGCCAACCCGGCCCGCCCATCGGGGACCACCGGCTTCCTGGGCACCGCGAACGCGCAGTTCGCGAGCGCGCCCGACCCGACGATCAAGCAGATCCAGATCGCCGACATCCTCGACGCGCCCGGAACGCTGACCTACGCCGAGCACCACATCCCCAAGAACGTGCAGGGGGCATTCGACTTCCAGAGCGGCTGGCTCATCGAGCCCGGCGTCCAGTACATGACGGACCGCAACGCGACCGGAGCCGCGGACGCGCCGGTCCAGCACCTCCCGCACGGCTCCCGCACCGGCGCGGTGGGGGATCCGCTGGACACGGTCAACGGCCTCTTCAACTACGCCTTCGCCGACGGCCACGCCTCCACCCTCGGCAGCCGAGAAACGTACCGCTACGACCGCGTCGGCACCGTCGCGAAGGAGCAGAACGTCGGGGGCGCCTGGACCCGCGCCTCCGGCGACGTCGACCCCTCCACCTTCAACTACGGCCGCTACTGA
- a CDS encoding endo-1,4-beta-xylanase, with translation MKNLLLASLTPLLLAAATAAASRTTASAAWLAAAGGAQIAGSPVEAEKATRGTTEVEPRTNPIDRDLVERLGPDAELVIAGNRPADFRGPGPDPTSRLTLVPVAGEDFVQAARVSVGEATDPIWDAQLTSPPSTAAVKKGDVLFGSLDLRAVSEKESGGGQFVGWLQNGGSDWHGFRKLEGAPGAAWQRRHFALKADADAAAGEMDFVFQLGMIPQAFEVANVLLWNLGPDAELDRLPKTRLTYEGQAPDAPWRAEARRRIDAHRKADLRVAVVDAAGEPVRGARVRVAMDRLGFGIGTFLSDRHVAADDATAQRYKRTVLAHFNRVTAPSYGAQAWGWPDPASRERYLATLAWASEQDLTLKAHPIVWSRFDWMPRSFSEARDDPSALRAEIERYITEVATILAEHRVEEVDALNEPVLFHEFDDVIRAPGLRAAWFEAAHDAAPRMRLLINEHGVLSAGGRNRIKQDKYAAIIEDLLGRGVPLGGIGFQGHIGEDFTPPEKLWEVLDRFAAFGLPLHVTEFDINTEDEDTQADYLRDFVTAVYAHPAVESVTFWGFWGGAMWIPNAQLWREDWTMKPGAEALVELTGETLRTDERVVTGADGTATVRGHLGAYTASAGGVSQRVELGGGGATVTLRLP, from the coding sequence ATGAAGAATCTCCTCCTCGCGAGCCTCACCCCGCTGCTCCTCGCCGCGGCCACCGCCGCGGCCTCCCGCACGACCGCCTCCGCCGCTTGGCTTGCCGCCGCTGGAGGCGCGCAGATCGCCGGCTCGCCCGTGGAGGCGGAGAAGGCGACGCGCGGCACGACGGAGGTGGAACCGCGGACCAACCCGATCGACCGCGACCTGGTGGAGCGGCTCGGGCCGGACGCCGAGCTCGTCATCGCCGGGAACCGGCCCGCCGACTTCCGCGGCCCCGGGCCGGACCCGACCTCGCGGCTGACGCTCGTGCCCGTGGCGGGCGAGGATTTCGTGCAGGCCGCCCGAGTGAGCGTCGGCGAGGCGACCGACCCCATCTGGGACGCGCAGCTGACCTCGCCGCCGTCCACCGCCGCCGTGAAGAAGGGCGACGTGCTCTTCGGCTCGCTGGACCTGCGGGCCGTGAGCGAGAAGGAGTCCGGCGGCGGCCAGTTCGTCGGCTGGCTCCAGAACGGCGGCAGCGACTGGCACGGCTTCCGCAAGCTCGAGGGCGCCCCGGGCGCCGCCTGGCAGCGCCGCCACTTCGCGCTGAAGGCGGACGCGGACGCCGCGGCGGGCGAGATGGATTTCGTCTTCCAGCTGGGCATGATCCCGCAGGCGTTCGAGGTCGCCAACGTGCTGCTGTGGAACCTCGGCCCCGACGCCGAGCTCGACCGCCTGCCCAAAACCCGCCTGACCTACGAGGGCCAGGCCCCCGACGCGCCCTGGCGGGCGGAGGCCCGGCGGCGGATCGACGCGCACCGCAAAGCGGACCTGCGGGTTGCCGTCGTCGACGCGGCGGGCGAGCCGGTCCGCGGGGCACGCGTCCGCGTCGCGATGGACAGGCTCGGCTTCGGCATCGGCACCTTCCTTTCCGACAGGCACGTCGCCGCCGACGACGCGACCGCGCAGCGCTACAAGCGGACGGTGCTCGCGCACTTCAACCGGGTCACCGCGCCGAGCTACGGGGCCCAGGCCTGGGGCTGGCCCGATCCGGCGTCCCGCGAGCGGTACCTGGCCACCCTCGCTTGGGCGTCCGAGCAGGACCTGACCCTCAAGGCCCACCCGATCGTGTGGTCCCGCTTCGACTGGATGCCGCGGTCGTTCAGCGAGGCCAGAGACGACCCCTCGGCGTTGCGGGCGGAGATCGAGCGCTACATCACCGAGGTCGCGACGATCCTCGCCGAACACCGGGTGGAGGAGGTCGACGCGCTCAACGAGCCGGTGCTCTTCCACGAGTTCGACGACGTCATCCGCGCGCCCGGCCTCCGCGCGGCGTGGTTCGAGGCCGCGCACGACGCGGCGCCGCGGATGCGGCTCTTGATCAACGAGCACGGCGTCCTCTCCGCGGGCGGGCGCAACCGCATCAAGCAGGACAAGTACGCCGCCATCATCGAGGACCTGCTCGGACGCGGCGTCCCGCTGGGCGGCATCGGGTTCCAGGGCCACATCGGCGAGGACTTCACGCCGCCGGAGAAGCTCTGGGAGGTGCTCGATCGGTTCGCTGCCTTCGGCCTGCCGCTGCACGTCACCGAGTTCGACATCAACACCGAGGACGAGGACACGCAGGCGGATTACCTCCGCGACTTCGTCACCGCGGTGTACGCCCACCCCGCGGTCGAGAGCGTCACCTTCTGGGGTTTCTGGGGCGGGGCGATGTGGATCCCCAACGCCCAGCTCTGGCGGGAGGATTGGACCATGAAGCCCGGCGCCGAAGCGCTGGTGGAGCTCACCGGCGAGACGCTCCGCACCGACGAGCGTGTGGTCACGGGCGCGGACGGCACCGCCACCGTCCGCGGCCACCTCGGGGCCTACACCGCGAGCGCCGGCGGCGTCTCGCAGAGGGTCGAGCTCGGCGGAGGCGGCGCCACCGTCACGCTCCGCCTCCCGTGA
- a CDS encoding alpha-L-rhamnosidase-related protein — protein sequence MPLGPAPPADHPIRRASWIWPEPAHLPRHNVHAHFHRVLRLDEVPASAPCHVTADAQYVLRVNGRYANRGPARGFQTAWPFDTHDITRLLRPGENVVAATVYCPGHGTFSHVDAAAAGLLMAIELPGGDVLTDGSWSTRLDPTHGRLTPMLSVQMSHQEQVDLRAADGWEEAITPTDDAAPDAPDPLGAPASAYAWHPPGNVHPFGRPPWNDLTERGVPPLTSNVLPYGDAVATATGPADAAADPTAAWWAYHRALSWDPAPAAPAPVPAGGVAVRLYDLGHVRLGTAIVEAPAAEGVRVDLLYVQAVDESGVPILDDPGVGSRISLANRLILGPDPHDWEAFLPMGHRQLAVVVHGPAPAIDLAPKLRETVYPLNAEGSFDTDEQSLNEIWNLCRVTQRACLSDAYTDTPWREQAQWWGDARVQSQNTFHLVPDDRPLVRGVRQIGHQRLPNGLTYGHAPTVAHSCVLPDFTLTWLLTLWDHFWQTGDPSLLLEQEDGVRRALDYFRPGGGGMGDDGLLKADPRYWLFLDWCDVHKEGTPTLLNLWHAWALDAVAGVYAAAGRDADAAALRAERSAQLTRMDELLFDAERGLYRDGLADDGEPVDRFSVQNQTLALLAGLHDPAPLQRRVADCLGGELHGGANPSSYWITYLYDAAERAGLERPMLDHIRRHWTPMLPHGGCWESFETPAKIRQESVSHAWAAHPLFHLMRALGGVRQAAPAWSEVLFRPVLDRPEASRAATAWPTPRGVLRSRWSRDGGTAAVTLEVPEGVTARIELPGVPPASVGAGTHRWSVGIQSVVRHEAARASPPAPAAARSEASRSSGQTPAES from the coding sequence ATGCCCCTGGGACCCGCCCCGCCCGCCGACCATCCGATCCGCCGCGCCTCGTGGATCTGGCCGGAGCCGGCCCACCTGCCGCGGCACAACGTGCACGCCCACTTCCACCGGGTCCTCCGGCTCGACGAGGTGCCGGCCTCGGCCCCGTGCCACGTGACCGCCGACGCGCAGTACGTGCTCCGGGTCAACGGCCGCTACGCCAACCGCGGGCCCGCCCGCGGCTTCCAGACGGCGTGGCCGTTCGACACGCACGACATCACCCGCCTGCTGCGGCCCGGCGAGAACGTGGTCGCCGCGACGGTCTACTGCCCCGGCCACGGCACCTTCTCGCACGTGGATGCCGCGGCGGCCGGGCTGCTGATGGCGATCGAGCTGCCGGGCGGGGACGTCCTCACCGACGGGTCCTGGTCGACGCGGCTGGACCCCACGCACGGCCGGCTCACGCCGATGCTGTCGGTCCAGATGAGCCACCAGGAGCAGGTCGATCTCCGCGCCGCGGACGGCTGGGAGGAGGCGATCACGCCGACCGACGACGCCGCGCCCGACGCCCCCGACCCGCTCGGCGCCCCCGCCTCCGCCTACGCCTGGCACCCGCCGGGCAACGTCCACCCCTTCGGCCGCCCGCCGTGGAACGACCTCACGGAGCGCGGCGTCCCGCCGCTGACGTCGAACGTCCTGCCCTACGGCGACGCCGTGGCCACGGCGACCGGCCCCGCCGACGCCGCGGCGGATCCGACCGCGGCGTGGTGGGCGTACCACCGCGCGCTCTCGTGGGACCCGGCACCCGCGGCCCCCGCGCCGGTGCCCGCCGGCGGGGTCGCGGTCCGCCTCTACGACCTCGGCCACGTCCGCCTCGGGACCGCGATCGTCGAAGCGCCCGCCGCCGAGGGGGTGCGGGTCGACCTGCTGTACGTGCAGGCGGTGGACGAGAGCGGCGTGCCGATCCTCGACGACCCGGGCGTCGGCAGCCGCATCTCGCTCGCCAACCGCCTGATCCTCGGGCCCGACCCGCACGATTGGGAGGCCTTCCTCCCCATGGGCCACCGGCAGCTCGCCGTCGTCGTGCACGGGCCGGCCCCCGCGATCGACCTCGCCCCCAAGCTCCGCGAGACGGTCTACCCGCTCAACGCCGAGGGCTCGTTCGACACCGACGAGCAGAGCCTCAACGAGATCTGGAACCTGTGCCGGGTGACGCAGCGGGCCTGCCTGTCCGACGCGTACACCGACACCCCCTGGCGCGAGCAGGCCCAGTGGTGGGGCGACGCGCGGGTGCAGTCGCAGAACACCTTCCACCTCGTGCCCGACGACCGCCCGCTCGTGCGCGGCGTCCGCCAGATCGGCCACCAGCGGCTGCCCAACGGCCTCACCTACGGCCACGCCCCCACGGTGGCGCACAGCTGCGTGCTGCCCGACTTCACGCTCACCTGGCTGCTCACCCTCTGGGACCACTTCTGGCAGACCGGCGACCCCTCGCTGCTGCTCGAGCAGGAGGACGGCGTCCGCCGCGCCCTCGATTACTTCCGTCCCGGCGGCGGCGGCATGGGCGACGACGGGCTGCTGAAGGCCGACCCGCGCTACTGGCTGTTCCTGGACTGGTGCGACGTGCACAAGGAGGGCACGCCCACGCTGCTGAACCTCTGGCACGCCTGGGCCCTGGACGCCGTCGCCGGCGTGTACGCCGCCGCCGGCCGGGACGCCGACGCCGCGGCGCTGCGGGCCGAGCGCTCGGCGCAGCTCACCCGGATGGACGAGCTGCTCTTCGACGCGGAGCGCGGCCTCTACCGCGACGGCCTCGCCGACGACGGCGAGCCCGTCGACCGCTTCAGCGTCCAGAACCAGACCCTCGCCCTGCTCGCCGGCCTGCACGATCCCGCACCCCTGCAGCGGCGTGTCGCCGACTGCCTCGGCGGCGAGCTGCACGGCGGCGCCAACCCGTCGAGCTACTGGATCACCTACCTCTACGACGCCGCGGAGCGGGCGGGCCTGGAACGTCCGATGCTCGACCACATCCGGCGGCACTGGACGCCGATGCTCCCACACGGCGGCTGCTGGGAGTCCTTCGAGACGCCCGCGAAGATCCGCCAGGAGAGCGTCAGCCACGCCTGGGCCGCCCACCCGCTGTTCCACCTGATGCGTGCGCTGGGCGGCGTCCGCCAGGCGGCGCCGGCGTGGAGCGAGGTGCTCTTCCGCCCGGTGCTCGACCGGCCCGAGGCCTCGCGCGCGGCGACGGCCTGGCCGACGCCGCGGGGGGTCCTCCGGTCGCGGTGGAGCCGGGACGGGGGCACGGCCGCGGTGACCCTGGAGGTTCCCGAAGGCGTCACCGCGAGGATCGAGCTTCCCGGCGTGCCGCCGGCGAGCGTCGGAGCCGGCACCCACCGCTGGTCCGTCGGGATCCAGAGCGTCGTGCGGCACGAGGCGGCGAGGGCCTCGCCGCCCGCCCCCGCCGCGGCACGGTCCGAAGCGTCGCGGTCCTCCGGACAAACCCCCGCGGAGTCTTGA
- a CDS encoding helix-turn-helix domain-containing protein gives MAAKLKNRKLYHVHLTDDEREQLTTLVRSGRVAGWKIQRAQALLKCDESPGAPAWTDEQIAEAFDAGVRTVEGWRKKAVEEGPLSLLERKPQDRAMQRKLDGVGEAQLVTIACSDPPEGHDRWSLRLLAGRLVELKVVDSISREAVRCALQKTV, from the coding sequence ATGGCTGCGAAGCTCAAGAATCGGAAGCTCTACCACGTCCACCTCACCGACGACGAGCGGGAGCAGCTGACCACGCTGGTCCGCAGCGGCCGCGTCGCCGGCTGGAAGATCCAGCGGGCGCAAGCCCTGCTCAAGTGCGACGAATCGCCCGGCGCTCCGGCCTGGACCGACGAGCAGATCGCCGAGGCTTTCGACGCGGGTGTCCGCACTGTGGAGGGCTGGCGGAAGAAGGCTGTCGAGGAAGGTCCGCTCTCGTTGCTCGAACGCAAGCCTCAAGACCGCGCGATGCAACGCAAGCTCGACGGCGTAGGCGAAGCTCAGCTGGTGACGATCGCCTGCTCGGACCCGCCCGAGGGCCATGATCGCTGGAGCCTCCGCCTCCTGGCCGGCCGGCTGGTGGAGCTGAAGGTGGTGGACTCGATCAGCCGCGAAGCGGTGCGGTGCGCTCTTCAAAAAACGGTCTGA
- a CDS encoding IS630 family transposase, translated as MWCIPPEQSAAFVAAMEAVLCLYALAYDPALPVVCMDEQPKQLIGETRRRFTDSTGRRIEDHEYVRHGTCNLWMFTEPLAGWRDVRTSRRRTAADWAHQIQALVDAPRYESATRIRLVCDNLNTHRIASLYEAFEAAEARRIAERIELVHTPAHGSWLNIAECELSVLSRQCLGRRIDTIQEIDREARAWAAARNQSQRGVHWQFTADDARIKLLSLYPRIAA; from the coding sequence ATGTGGTGCATCCCGCCGGAGCAGTCCGCGGCGTTCGTGGCGGCCATGGAGGCGGTGCTGTGCCTGTACGCGCTCGCCTACGACCCGGCGTTGCCGGTGGTGTGCATGGACGAGCAGCCCAAGCAGCTCATCGGCGAGACCCGCCGCCGCTTCACCGACTCCACCGGCCGTCGGATCGAGGACCACGAGTACGTGCGGCACGGCACCTGCAACCTGTGGATGTTCACCGAGCCGTTGGCTGGGTGGCGGGACGTTCGGACCAGTCGGCGACGCACCGCGGCGGACTGGGCCCACCAGATCCAGGCGTTGGTGGACGCCCCGCGTTATGAGTCAGCGACGCGGATCCGCCTGGTGTGCGACAACCTGAACACCCACAGGATCGCGTCGTTGTACGAAGCATTTGAGGCAGCAGAGGCGCGGCGGATCGCTGAGCGGATCGAGCTGGTGCACACGCCGGCCCACGGTTCGTGGCTGAACATCGCCGAGTGCGAACTGAGTGTGCTCTCAAGGCAATGCCTCGGCCGACGGATCGACACCATCCAGGAGATCGATCGCGAGGCCCGAGCCTGGGCGGCCGCTCGCAACCAGAGCCAGCGAGGCGTGCACTGGCAGTTCACCGCCGATGACGCCCGGATCAAGCTGCTGAGCCTCTACCCGCGGATCGCGGCGTGA
- a CDS encoding DUF971 domain-containing protein gives MAHAPIRFNNAAGNPSLAGGPGEPEVTPADRGVTPVDLDLKKDEALTVRWSDGRTSVFPVAALRRWSPSAEASEFRKAQADNPLAVLPGGDATGPVTATSAELVGKYALRIGFSDGHATGLFSWDYLRALDRHLGKAGSS, from the coding sequence GTGGCCCACGCACCCATCCGCTTCAACAACGCCGCCGGGAACCCGTCGCTCGCGGGCGGCCCGGGCGAGCCGGAGGTCACGCCCGCGGACCGGGGCGTGACACCGGTGGACCTCGACCTCAAGAAGGACGAGGCGCTCACCGTCCGCTGGTCGGACGGGCGGACCAGCGTGTTCCCGGTGGCGGCGCTGCGCCGCTGGTCGCCCTCGGCGGAAGCTTCCGAGTTCCGCAAGGCGCAGGCGGACAACCCGCTGGCGGTTCTGCCCGGCGGCGACGCCACCGGCCCCGTGACCGCGACCTCGGCGGAGCTCGTCGGGAAGTACGCGCTGCGGATCGGCTTCTCCGACGGGCACGCGACGGGGCTGTTCTCTTGGGATTACCTGCGGGCGCTGGACCGCCACCTGGGCAAAGCCGGATCGTCATGA